Within the Geotoga petraea genome, the region GATAACTGAAAAGGCCTGTGTTGGAATCCCTAAAACTTCTTGTGCTGTTTCAGTTAATTTAGCAACTAACTCAGCTTTTTTTTCTTTGGTCATTTTACCACCGTCAAATTGAATAAATGGCATATGCACACCTCCTTTAAATTTAGATATGTTTTTAAAATAATTTGCATGATATTTTATCCCTATACCCATTAACTCATCTTTTATCCCTATACCATTATAACATAAGGTACTTATATCTAAAAGTGTTTCTCTTCCCAACAGAAGCCTTACATTAATTATGATACTACTATAATTTTTTCAAATAAACAATTAAAAACTAAATTTTCCCCTAAATAAATTCTTTTTTCTAAGTAGGCTTCGTAGGCTTCGTCTTCTTTTAATTTTATATAGTGTCCAATTTTTCTGATAGTCTACAGCATAATTATCAAAAAAACCCCGTTGTTATTAGAAAAACATAGAAATTGCCATTAATATAATAAATACTGTAAAAAATGGCCCATAGAATTTATCCAAAGTTTTTTTGTTTATACGTTTACCAATTAATGGCCCGATGATTGCACCAGTTACAGAGCCGGATGCAAGCAAAACCACCAGAAGCCAATTCATAGTTCCAAATGCACTATGGGTTATCACTCCTGCGATAGCTATAAAAAATAACACCATGACTGAAGTGCCTACTACCTCCAGAGAGAAAAGTCCCATGCTGTATAGCCCTGCAAGGATTGGAGGCGTGCCGCTTGTACCGAGCATACCTGACATTAACCCACCAAGCAAGCCAAATACCAGGCCTTTTACTATAAGAAGTTTTGAAAAAGGGTTATTTTCTTTAGAATTAGGCTCTTCAAGCTGATTGTTTTCTGATGTTTCTTCTTTGACTTGGTTTTTCTTTCTTGAGATCATCATTCCAGCCCCCATGACTAAAAGAAAGATCCCAAATATTATTCTAAGTATTCTTAACGGAATAATTGTTACGAGATAGGAACCCGCAATCACTCCGATAATTCCACCTGCCACAAGTAAAAATCCTATTTTTGGCCTTATATTTCCAGCCCTATAATGACTTATTGAAGCAGCCAAGGTTGTCGGAATAATTGTTGCAAGAGACACAGACACAGCCTGATCCATTGAAACGGAAAACAATCCTGTCAGCATTCCAACATAAAATATTCCTCCACCTCCACCAATTAAAGAAATTAGTACACCTATGCCAACTCCTGCCACAGGTAATAGATAAATCGGCAAATGCACTCTTATTACCTCCTGAAATTGTCAGCTATTTTTTCAAAGGCTGGCAGCAAATTTTATATAGTTTTAAAATCGATTTTGAAGAAATCAAAAAACCAAATCTATTGACCAGGACTAAAAGAGAATTATTAAAATTTACTGCAATTAAAAAAAGGTAGGAAAAATCCCGCCTCTGCTATTTCTATTTTAACTGGCTCTAAAGAGTCTAAAAATTTTTGATTATCCAATTAAGAAATGTGTTTCTATTATCTTACTCTGAATTCAATTGATAACATGTCCGGGTCATATACATAGAAATATGTGCTGTTTTCATCTGGTTTTCTGATTTCTGTAGCATTGTATCCCATGTCAAGTGCCTTTTGATGTTTTGCAACTATACCTTCTTCATCTGTGAAGAAGCAGGCCACCAAACCTTTTGATGTGCACTTGTCACCTTTTGATGCGTTTACAAGTTCCACCTCAATTTCACCGCTTTCATCTTCCATGAAACAGAGTGATGCCCCTCCAAGAGTCTTTTCGCCAACTGCAAATTCCCTAAATGGTTTCAACCCAACAAAATCCTGATAAAACTTTTTCGAAGCTTCAATATCTCTACACATAATTGTCATTCTAAATTTTTTCATACTTTCGACCTCCTTCTCACAGAAATGCTGTGATTCAAATAGATATGAAACAATGCCATTAATATTTAATCAAGCAAAAAAACTGTTATAGTTTTATCTTTTTTCTAAAAGTGCTACTGATTCAAGGTGTCTTGTGTGTGGGAACATGTCCATGAATGTTAGTTCTTTTACTTTGTAGACTTTTTTCATGTCTCTTAGGTTTTCTGCGAGTGTTGTCGGGTTACAGGATACGTATATTATTTTGTCGAATTTTTTGTTGTTTAAATATTTTACTACGTTTTTGTGTAGTCCCACTCTTGGTGGATCTACCACTACGTAGTCTGGTTCGGGGAGTTTTTCTACTATTTCTTTTACGTCTCCTGCGTGAAATTCTACGTTGTTTATTCCATTTTTTTCTGCGTTTTCTTTTGCTGCTTGAACTGCTTCTTCAACCAATTCTACTGCGTAGATTTTTTTTGCTTTTTTGGATAACAAAGAAGCTATTGTTCCGGTGCCAGAATAAAGGTCGAATACTTTTTCTGCCTTTTCTGCGTATTCAAGTGCTGTGTTGTACAGAACTTCTGCACCTTTTGTGTTTGTTTGAAAGAATGACATTGGGCCAATTTTGAATTCGAGGTCGTCTATTTTGTCTATGTAGTAATCATTTCCGTATAAAACTCTCATCTCGTCTACTTGTAGCACGTTTGCTTTTCTGTCTGTTTTTGAATGTATTATAGACACTATTTTCCCGTCTAATTGTAGTTTTTGTAGCCCTTCTGCCCAGGTTTCTACTGCTTTGTCGTTTTCATCAGTTATATCAGTTGATAGGTGAACCATTAATTGGCCTGTGTTTTTTCCGGATCTTAGAGACAAATGTCTTAAATATCCAATGTGACTTCTGTAGTTTCTGTGAGAGAATCCAAGTTCTTTGAAATATTCTCTTGTGTATATCAATATATCGTTGAAGTCGTTGTCTGCTATTTTACAATCTTTAGTGTAGTAGACGTTGAATTTCATTTTTCGTCCTTTCATACCGAGGTTTAAAGGACCACCTTTGTATTCATCACCAAATGTGTATTCCATTTTGTTTCTGTAATGGTATAGTTCTGGAGATGGTTTTATTCCTTTGTAGTTTTCTATTTCCACTTCTTTATCTTTGAATATTTGAAGTGAATGTTCTTCTTTTTCTTTTAATTGATCCTCATAGGCTATATCTAATTTGTTACATCCACCACATTTATCATATACTGAACAAAGTTCCATTATTTGTCTCCCTTCAATTCTTTTCTCAATATTAGTATTCTGTTTTTGTCGTCGTCAAACTCGTTTCCAGCAATGTATATTAGATCTTCGTGGAAATCTATTGCCCTTATTTCAAAATTATCTTTTCTTTCTATTTCGTATATTTTGTTTAAAGAATTGTTTTCTATATCCACTTTGTATATTATTCCAGTGGTTTTGTTGTTTTCTCTTTTAAACCCATAAGTATAGAAGTTGTTTTTGTACTCTTCCATTCCAAGTAGTTTTTCATAACCTTCAGTTTCATTTGAAAACTGTTTTACTATGTTTCCATCACTGTTTAAAATCATCAACCTGTTTTCAAATTTGTTTTCTTTTTCGGCTTGGTACATTATCAAGAAACGGTTTCCAGATAAACTCTGTATTCCAACAGGAAGATCGTTTTCAGAAGTCCCAAATGTGTTTGACCATATTTCGTTTCCATAAAAATCTGTTTTTACTATGTATATATCAAAACCACCGTATCCAAATGATCTTGTTGAGCCAAGCGCCAATATATTTTCTTGGTTGTCTATAGAGAAATCACTTGCTATTTCTATTGATTTTCCACCAAAGGCCGAAGTCCACAGCCTTGTACCGTTGTTTGAATATTTTGATAAGAACATATCTGTTAGTTTGTTATTTTGGTACAAATTACCCATTATTATAAAGTTTTCACCGTCATAATCTTTTATGTTTATTCCAGAGTCTCTCCCCAAATCACCATAGTTCACAAAGTAGTTTTGGTTTAGTGTTGCATCAAGCGAAACCAAAGATATGTCTCCATTTAAACCTTCACTTGTTGTGTCTCCAACAGAGATTATCACAGTGTTGTCGGAGGCATCTTTTGTTATCAAAGATTTTTTGAGGAAATCAGTTTTGTCCCCACCAAAAACTTTTTGTTTTTCCAATTCTAAATTTTCGTCTAATTTATATATTAGATTGTTCCATTCACCACTGTTTTCATAACCAGTTATGTAAACGGATGTTTCTGTAGCATTTTTATCTATGTTTATATCGTATAAATATATGTCATTATCATTTTCATATATTTTTTCTAATTCAACTGATTCTTGATCGAAAAGATTGCTTATTCCATTAAGAAGGTCGTTATATACTTCATCTATAAAATCTACATATTCGTAATACATATCAAAATTTAGATTATCTATGTTTTCAAATGTGTAAGTTGATTCTTCTGTTATTTGAGTTGATTCTGATGTTGCTTGTTTTGTGATCGTTGATTCTGGAATAAGTTCAAAGTTTTCAAGTAAAGTTGAAGGCTTTGTTGTTTCTGTTGTAGCTGTTGATACTTGAGTTTCTTCAACTTCATTTGCCGTTGCACTTGCAGAAGGTTTTTCTATTTCTGTTTCAGGTGGTGTTATTGTTTCTTTTTCAAAATCTTCTTTTGATGAAGCGGTGTCTTCTGTTAGCTCTATTATTTTTGTTGCTTGTTCTGTTATTTCTTCTATTTGAGAAGTTGTCGCTGCTTCAGTTTCTTTTTCAGTCAAATCTGTTTTTATGTTTTCCGCTTCTTGCTTGACTAATTCAAAAAATATTTTGTCTGTTACGTAATTTTTGTCTACGTATTCAGAAAAATCGTTATAGAAGAATAGGTGCCTTTTCAGATAATCTGAAACACCTATTAAAAAAGAATCACCGTTTATTATAGGCTTTGAAAATATGTCCATTTGGTTTAGGGTTCCATATGTCCAAAAAGTATCTCCATTTATGTTTTGTGATTTTATGCTTTCTCCTATTAAGATGAAATTTTCTTTGTCTGCTATTACATAATTAGTTTTAAAATCTAAATTGATTGATTTTATCATTTCAAGATCTTTATCGTAGATGGACAAAAGGCTTTGTCCAGAAAGAACAAAAACAAAATCCTTTGAAGTATTCACTTTTCTGTTCATCTTGCTATATTCTATGTTAAAATTTATTTCTTTGTTTTTTTGTAAGTCTTCTTTATAGTGAATAATCTTTTTATTTTTCAACAAAAGATATCCTTTTTCAAATTCAAATATATCTAAAACATCTTTTTCATCAATAGTCCACTCCAAAATTAATTCATTGGAGTATTTTGATATTTTATTCTGATAAAATAGAAATAAATTATTACCTATAGATTTAATCTTTAAAATATTTTTATCTTCTAAAAAAGTTTGAAAAGATTGCCCATCAAAGTATAATAATTTTTTATCAGCAAGGGCCATATTGTTTGAGATATCAATAAAATCATAGGATGTCGATATTTGTTCAAGACTTTCACCGTTTAACAGGTACAAATTACCCAAATCATCTAAAATAAAGGCGTATTCTTTGAAAAAAGAAATTTTTTTGAATTTATCTTTCAACTCAAATGATTTTGTTATCTTTTTTTCTTTGTTGAGTATATCTACTTTTTTTGATTTTATGCCCAAAAAAAGATCGTTGTATATTTTTATTTCATCATAATCTCCATATATTATTTCAAAAATGTCTCCATCTTCAAGGGGCCTGGTTTCAAAATAAAAAATCTCACTTTTAATACTTCTATTACCTTCTATAGCCTCAATTTGCCAATAATAATGAGAATTCGGCTTTAAAATATTTCCAGCATAAAAGTTTGAGAAAAGGTTGGATATGACCATGTCATCTTTTTGGATGTTTTCATCCGTAGAAAGATACAAGTTGAATTTATAATCTCCTTCTTCAGATACTTCCCATCTAAAAATATTTCTAATATCTACATTTCTTGCGTTATTTAATGGCGATTTTGCATTTATTTCCAGAGAAAATATTAAATTTGTAAGAAGTAATATAAATATTAAATTCACCAAGATTTTTTTCATTTTTACACCTCTTAAAAATCGTTTAGATTAAGAACAAACTCCAAAACATCTTTAACATTTTTGTCTTTAAACTCATCATTTTCTATATATTTTGTTTTAAAATCAAGTCTCAATGCAGAGATAAATACTTTTACTGCATCTTCAAAATTGTTCATTTTTGTTTCCATTAAAGTATCATAGTCCATAGTAATAATATCATAATCTACCAATACTTTTGACAATTTGTAATTCATGTCTTTTACTTCTTCAAGGTTTTGTTCCAGAAAGATTTCTAATGGAGATTTTTCTCCAAATACCCTGTCTATATAGAATTTTTGAAGTAGTTTGCTAAAAGCCAACCCTTCACCATCTTTCCACAAAAGGTTGCTAACCATACTGTTTACCCTTTCTGATAAAGCATAGTTGAAGCCCGATAGAAGAAGTGCATTTGTGAGTATCCCTACTCCTTCGGGTTTTGATTTTGCTTCTTGTAAGTTGTCTTCTTTTAGCCATGCAAGAGCTATTCCATTGTATCCTTTTGCTTTCAGCCGTTCAGATAGTTCTTTTCCATCTATTGTCCCAATTTCTGTTATGCTATTCAATATTGAATCAGAGATTCGTTTATTTGTCATGTTTTCCAATTTATCAATATAAACATCCAAATTGTTTAACTTTTCAATCAGTGATTCGAAATACAAAGTTTCTTTGTTTTGTTCTAATATGTATTTTGCATCTTTTATGTTGTTTTGTGATAATGTACTGAAAAAATAAAAAAGTATCGCAGAATTTTCCAATTCTTCTTTTTGTAAGAGATCATAGTATTTTTCTACTCTCTCAATATCCTCTATTATAGTGGACAATTTTAAAAGAGTTATTAAAATCAAATCTTTGTTATCATCATTAGCTATTTCAAACGCTTGTTCTTCTACATCTATGGCTTCTTGAAAAAAACCCAAGTTTTTTAGAATAAGAGAATATTCATGTAATATAAAATCTTCTTTATTTTTTTCTAAAGCTTTTTCTATAGCTAATTTTGCTTCTCTATGTCTACCCAACTTTTGAAGGGTAAAAGACAGGTTGTAATATATTTCAAAGTCAACATTTTCTAGTTCTGTTGCTCTATTTAATATTAAGAATGCGTCTTTATACCTCTGTAATTGGTTGTATATTACCCCAAGCCTAAGATACGCTGGGGCAAAATTTTTGTCTATTTTAAGTGCCTGGTTTAAAAAGTCTAGAGCTTCTTCATATCTTCCATTTTCCATGTAAACATCCGCTATTTTCAAATACGAAAGAATAAAATCTTTTTTCACTTCTATAGCTTTCATAAAGTTATCCAAAGCTTCGTCGTAGACCTTTCTTTCGAACATTAAATTCCCTAATTCATAAAAACCGTATGCAAAAGTTGGGTTTTCCTTTGTGCATTGTTTTAATTCCATTTCTGCAAGTTCTTCTTGTCCTGATTTTTTTAACAGCAGCCCATAATAAAAATGGAATCTATAGTCTTTTATTACAGAAGCAGCTTTTTGAAGGTATATTTCTGCACCTTTTAGATCTTCTTCTTCCAACAATTTTTTAAACTTTTCGTATAGATAGAAAACAAGATAAGAAGCATAATACTCATCTGGTTGAACTTCGTATTGTGCTTCTAACCCCCTCAATATTGTTTCCAAAGGTATTTTGTTTTCCTCAACTGCCTTTTTATAATCTTGAACTAATAAAGGTAATTTGACCGGTAAATTGTTTATCTTAGCATAATCTGGTTTTAGTTCCAAATAAACCAAAGCATATTTTAATTCTGACAATTCTATTCCTCCATTCTTTATTGTTTAAAAGCCTTTCTCTTCACAAAAAAATAAACAAGTCCTATGATAATCCCATAATACCCAAAAAACATATCATCATATGAAAAAACTCTGTATGGCGAAAATGTTTGAATATATTCAATTCCCAAGGGTAACATAGAAAAAATTAAAAGAAGAAGAAAATATCTGAGCTTATTTTCTTTTTTGTAAAATGCAAGGCTGAACAAGTCTGAAGCTATAAAAAAAGATAATAGATGAATTATTTTATCTTCATAATAGTAACTCGAATAATTAAACGGTGGCTTTATTACCGTGGATATTATTAAAACTATAATATATGTTAAAAATGTTATCTTCCAAAAAGACCTCTGTGTCAAGCATTACACCTCATTTCATATAAAACAGTAATCCGTCTCCGGATTACTGTTTTCTAAAAGTTTCATTATCTTGATCGCTTTTTTCAATGTGAATATATCTGTCATTATAATCCTTTGCTATTTTTTCTATTATAGGTTTTAAATCACTATCTTCTAAATCGTCATTGAGAAAATCTTTTAAATCATCATCTAAATTGAAATAAGGAGGCTCTTTTGGTACGAAATTTATCTTTTCCTCAACCTTGTAAGGCAATTCTTCTTCACCATAAATCTCACTCAATAGTTCTACAATTTTTCTTTCAAACTGTTTTTTTACTTCACTTAGTTTGAAAGTGTTGTTAATAGAAGCATGTAATTCTGGTTTTAAATCGTTATAATACTTGTTAAAAGATTTCACTGAATATCCCTCCTATTTAATTTTCAAGAGGATAATCTGAATTTTCAAAAAACTCCTTTTTGAAATCTAAAAAAGCGTCATTTTCAATGGCTTCTCTCATTTTTTTTACAAAAGTAATGTTGAAATGTAAGTTGTGAATACTCAAAAGAGTTTTCCCGGTATTTTCATTTCTTTTAAA harbors:
- the dmpI gene encoding 4-oxalocrotonate tautomerase DmpI, translating into MPFIQFDGGKMTKEKKAELVAKLTETAQEVLGIPTQAFSVIIRENDMDNIGQGGKLLSENHK
- a CDS encoding sulfite exporter TauE/SafE family protein → MAGVGIGVLISLIGGGGGIFYVGMLTGLFSVSMDQAVSVSLATIIPTTLAASISHYRAGNIRPKIGFLLVAGGIIGVIAGSYLVTIIPLRILRIIFGIFLLVMGAGMMISRKKNQVKEETSENNQLEEPNSKENNPFSKLLIVKGLVFGLLGGLMSGMLGTSGTPPILAGLYSMGLFSLEVVGTSVMVLFFIAIAGVITHSAFGTMNWLLVVLLASGSVTGAIIGPLIGKRINKKTLDKFYGPFFTVFIILMAISMFF
- a CDS encoding VOC family protein codes for the protein MKKFRMTIMCRDIEASKKFYQDFVGLKPFREFAVGEKTLGGASLCFMEDESGEIEVELVNASKGDKCTSKGLVACFFTDEEGIVAKHQKALDMGYNATEIRKPDENSTYFYVYDPDMLSIEFRVR
- the rlmD gene encoding 23S rRNA (uracil(1939)-C(5))-methyltransferase RlmD: MELCSVYDKCGGCNKLDIAYEDQLKEKEEHSLQIFKDKEVEIENYKGIKPSPELYHYRNKMEYTFGDEYKGGPLNLGMKGRKMKFNVYYTKDCKIADNDFNDILIYTREYFKELGFSHRNYRSHIGYLRHLSLRSGKNTGQLMVHLSTDITDENDKAVETWAEGLQKLQLDGKIVSIIHSKTDRKANVLQVDEMRVLYGNDYYIDKIDDLEFKIGPMSFFQTNTKGAEVLYNTALEYAEKAEKVFDLYSGTGTIASLLSKKAKKIYAVELVEEAVQAAKENAEKNGINNVEFHAGDVKEIVEKLPEPDYVVVDPPRVGLHKNVVKYLNNKKFDKIIYVSCNPTTLAENLRDMKKVYKVKELTFMDMFPHTRHLESVALLEKR
- a CDS encoding tetratricopeptide repeat protein: MSELKYALVYLELKPDYAKINNLPVKLPLLVQDYKKAVEENKIPLETILRGLEAQYEVQPDEYYASYLVFYLYEKFKKLLEEEDLKGAEIYLQKAASVIKDYRFHFYYGLLLKKSGQEELAEMELKQCTKENPTFAYGFYELGNLMFERKVYDEALDNFMKAIEVKKDFILSYLKIADVYMENGRYEEALDFLNQALKIDKNFAPAYLRLGVIYNQLQRYKDAFLILNRATELENVDFEIYYNLSFTLQKLGRHREAKLAIEKALEKNKEDFILHEYSLILKNLGFFQEAIDVEEQAFEIANDDNKDLILITLLKLSTIIEDIERVEKYYDLLQKEELENSAILFYFFSTLSQNNIKDAKYILEQNKETLYFESLIEKLNNLDVYIDKLENMTNKRISDSILNSITEIGTIDGKELSERLKAKGYNGIALAWLKEDNLQEAKSKPEGVGILTNALLLSGFNYALSERVNSMVSNLLWKDGEGLAFSKLLQKFYIDRVFGEKSPLEIFLEQNLEEVKDMNYKLSKVLVDYDIITMDYDTLMETKMNNFEDAVKVFISALRLDFKTKYIENDEFKDKNVKDVLEFVLNLNDF
- a CDS encoding VanZ family protein; translation: MTQRSFWKITFLTYIIVLIISTVIKPPFNYSSYYYEDKIIHLLSFFIASDLFSLAFYKKENKLRYFLLLLIFSMLPLGIEYIQTFSPYRVFSYDDMFFGYYGIIIGLVYFFVKRKAFKQ